Genomic segment of Panicum virgatum strain AP13 chromosome 9N, P.virgatum_v5, whole genome shotgun sequence:
ATGTCGCCAGATCTCCATCTGGTGTTAGTTTCTTCAGCGTGTCTGGGATGCAAAATGCAcgtctctgaagtctgaaccttGCTTTGCACTTTGGGAGGCCACGtatagagcaactccaacagtctAACTAAATTGATTTAGTTAGGTAAATTTAGAAAAGATGATGTGAAAACCACCATCCAACAGACTAGCATTTTTTTCTCTACAATCTGTATCTTGCCCCCTCCACTAGCTAAGTTTACCCAGCGCTCTCTCCTTACTATGTTCCTTCTCCCACGCAAAATTCTCCTCCCACATGTGCCATCTCCCTCGCCCTGTTCGCCGAATCCCGCCGGAGCCCATCCGCCGCTGCACAACAGCGACCCGACGGGAAGCCGAAATGTGATTGCTTCATCTTGGCTTCATGCTATCTTTCCCCCTTCCAGCAACACGAAATCCTTTTTTGGTGGTGCATACGGTGGGCGCGACACACTTGTGCCAATGCCAACGCGAGTGTGTCCACCACAGTCGCGGCCCCCGCCGGAGGCGTGCCGGCAgtcggccgccgcggcgagcgtTGCTGCGTCGCATTGCGTCCTCTGTGCGCGACCGGCTGTCGAATCTGCACGAGGCGTGAGTTTGATGGCCTGCGAGGCTGCGACGCCTTTGCTTCGGTCGCACGCTTCGTGAATTTTTTTCCTCATCAGATAGTCTGCtttcccgccgctgccgccgccgccaaggatgACGCTCGTGAGCTCCGGCACTGTGCTGTGCGCCGGTTTGCTGAGGGCTATGCTGCCGCGGGGGAGGACGACAAGGGCACCATTGATGCGTCTGTGAGGCACCTCGCTCGTCGGTGGAGAAAGAGAGGAGGAGAGCAAGGGAGACTTGGCAGAGAGGAGAGATCCCACATGTTAGATATATAGATAGGTGCTTTGGCTAGTCTGTTGGAGAGAATCGTAATATAAAGAGGAAAACTTAGCTAAATAAATAGCTAAATGGGTATATGGAGAGTGAGATTTGGCTAGAccgttggagatgctcttagacaCGGTCGGGCCGGGCGGCAAGGACACACACAGTAACTAAAAACGACACCCCTGTCATTGCAACTTCTGAGGTTGTCTGTCGACTGGTAGTTGGCGACCAGTCGACTAACCGGTACGGTACATAGGTTGATAGGCGCAAGTGTTGACTATCACGTCATATattgaagaaagaaaaagagaaaaaatcaTTAGTGTCAACAGTATTCTAGTTTGCTTCTAGGATCTAGCGAGGTGCTACTCCCTCAATCACAAAATATAGCTATGTAGGTTAAATATTTGCATCTTTAACTAACaatatttctaaaaatattaGCTTTAAACAAAATGAGTTACATGTTAAAACATAGTTGATTTTATTATAatcaaaataaattaatattatttttatattgtcaatatttatatttttactattcataattaatttttgaAAGGATTAACTTAGTAACAAATTTAAACGTAGCTATATTCTAGAACGGAGGAAGTGCTAACAGGTGTGCTGAATAAGTTTTGAAATAAGGAAAAACTATCTGTTAGcttttttaaaattaattagGAATGCCCACTACGCTGCAAATTATACCAAGGTTGAAGTACCCATTGGTCACAAATTGTGATCTCCATTCAGCACATCAGAGCCACAAATACTAATCGATACATAGTGAGGTTTAGTGGTACAAGTGAGATTTCTACGAGTAAAGAACATCTCAAACTTTAGCCATATTCGTTTTTTTTGTGAGGGAGTTGTGTAAAACGGCACTGCTTTTAGGTCACTATTAGGAGGTTGGGCCTATCAGCCCAGCAGCCCAACACACGGACACTTTAGCGGTCACTGTGTTGAAATCATATGGACTTAATATTATATGTGATTAAtattgaaaagaaaaatgggaTGACTCTTGCAATGTTAAAATTCTGTGTGACTAATATTACGGAATTTTTTGAGGTTTAGGCCGTCCACAACGGGCCGAGCAAACTCAGGAGCATCTCCTCCTCGATTTCCACGCGccctctgtctacagtgccaaacagtacatctacagtgccaaacagtacatttgctccttcatttgctcTTCTCGCTGTGGACAGTCTTAGTTTGCAGTTTTTGAGGTGCAAGGGTGTTTTCACGAAATTTCCCAAGAAGAGGATTGAACGAGTGAGGCTCTAcatggcccacctgtcagcctggAGTCATAAGAAGAGCCTCGCGACTCCAACCAAAACCCCAGCCCCGCACCTTCTCTTCCCCCCaggccccagcgccgccgccaccgccgccgcaacaCAGCGCGAGCACCCCCGCCTCTTCTGTCTCGTTCTCGCAGAGGGTTTCAGGCGTTGTATGTAGGAGAAGATGGCGCTGGCAATCTCCATGGAAGGAATCGAGGCGCGTGCGCGGGAGATCGGGGTGGACCTCTCCGCCGTCGATCTGGACTCCATCACCCTCCCGGCCGGCGAGGACTTCGGCATCCTGAGGTAGACGCCACGCGCCGCCTCTTGGTGTCCCAATCCTTCGCAAACACTAGCCCATCGCTTGTAGTATTGTGGTAGCCTTGGTTACTTGCCCTAATTTTGCTTCACCCAGATGCGAACGTCTGAGGTGGGATTTTTTAGATTCCGTGCAGAGAGAGTGTTTTTCCGTAGGTTCCGTTAGCAGTTAGCGTGCAGGGCAGATTTGAGAGATTTTATCTCCTCGTGATTGATATGCTTCTGCTGCTGTTGATCTGGTACCCGTATGTTGTGTTGTGGCTGCGAAATATGCTTTTAGATTTATGTGTTTTGTGGTGTTAAGCTGTTCAGCATCCAGATGATATGTATGTATACCTGAGTCTGGCTAATGCTAAAGACTGCCGAACTAGTGTTAATTTGATGTGCCCAGCTGCAAACATTTGTGCATTTGTGTTGATTTTCCTCTTTGAAAACAGTGCTAATTTTCTTGTATGCTACTTATTTTGTGCATTATAAGCATAGTACACGAAATCATAGGCTAGCTACGATAGAGTTTAATCAGGTGAGATATCTATCAGGACCGATAGTGTCTTCTTTTGCTACCCGGCGAGAAAGTAAATCTGTAGCATTACGAGATATGCAAAATGGTTTGAGTTACCTGTCCTAGCTTTTCTGAGTTACAATACTTCTTAATTTGTTTTCAGTGTTGTTGATTGCTTATAATTTTCTTATAATTTGcagtgatgatgatgagatACTTCGAAATGAGGACCCTCCTGAACTTGAAATGGGTTTATCCAACATTATCGTAGTGGACAATCTGCCGGTCGTTCCTccagaaaaatttgagaagctTGAGAATGTTATTCGCAAGATATACAGCCAAAttggagtgataaaagaaaATGGTCTATGGATGCCGGTAAACCCAGATACAAAGAAGACATATGGCTACTGTTTCATTGAGTATAATACCCCTCAGGTAGTTTACTTCTTGTTAGTTGCATTTCTCTTCCTTGTCCGCTTAATGACTATCATAGTGATGGGCTGATGTTCATTTTATCCAAACATACCAGTTgacctttttttattttaacaTTTTCGCATTCCTTGCATCTGGGATGTGGTCCATACGATTTTGCAATGACGTATTCTTAAGGAAATGTTTCGATAATTTGAACCATGTTACTTTTCCTCCATTGTTTTTGCATCAGCCCCCTCTTTAACCCCTTGAGTTGATcgaaacagaaaaaaaatcttCATTTAAAGGAATTAGGCTGATTATATTTATCTTTGTTTGATATGCTTCCAGGAAGCTGAGCTTGCAAGGGAAAAAACCAATGGGTACAAGCTCGACAAGTCTCATATCTTTGCAGTTAACATGCTTGATGACTTTGAGAAATACATGAAGGTTCCTGACACATGGACGCCTGCAGAAATAAAGCCATACACTCCTGGAGTAAGTCTCTATTGCTTCTCGACTCCCTTGGAATCCTACTTCTTTTTAGTGCtaacattttttttaagaaactaAATTTATGTCAGGCAACATTGATAtcttcattttgcatcacaggAAAATCTTCTGAAATGGCTAACTGATGAAAAGGCCCGAGATCAGTTTGTCATCCGTGCTGGTACATTGACAGAAGTTTACTGGAATGATGCTAGAAAGCTGGCACCTGAACTCGTGTTTCAAAAGCAGGTGCGCACTTACTTCGTGTAGTTGATTAAAATTTAATTCGATGGTCTTATACTTCCATTTAGAAGAAATCCATGTTGATACCTATCCTGTTACTTCATTTTTTTCCAGTACTGGACAGACAGTTTCATTCAGTGGTCCCCTCTTGGAACATACTTGGCAACTGTTCATAGGCAGGGGTCACAGGTGTGGGGCGGTGAAAATGGCTTCGAGCGGTTGATGCGTTTTGCTCATCCGATGGTACTGGTTTTCACCACACTAAATTCTACCCAATATTTGATGTTCTAGCTGACAGTGGTTTGTACCAGGTCAAATTGATTGACTTTTCTCCTGGTGAGAGATATTTGGTCACATACAGCAGCCACGAGCCCAGCAATCCTAGAGACACACATGTAAGAGTTTGTCACAGATAAATCTCTGCAGATAGCTcccctttcctttttcccaAAGAAAAAATCTTTTCCTTTCTGACTAATATTCTAAATACTGTAGAGGGTTGTCCTAAATATCTTTGATGTAAGGACTGGAAAAGTTATGCGAGACTTCAAGGGAAATGCTGATGAATTTACCACTGGCGGGAATGTTGGTGTTTCTGGTGTTTCATGGCCCATATTCAGGTGAAAGCACCGTTTAGCATTTGTGAAACGATGCATAAATCTTTTGTTAAGTTGTTCTAGTTGGATGCttactatattttttatttgctcAAAGGTGGGGTGGTGGAAAGGATGATAAGTATTTTGCAAGGCTTGGGAAGAACGTAATATCGGTCTATGAAACAGATATGTTCTCCCTTCTTGATAAGAAGTCATTGAAGGTAGAAAATGTAGTGGACTTCAGCTGGTCTCCCACTGATCCAATCATATCCTTGTTTGTGCCTGAAATGGGTGGTGGCAACCAGCCAGCAAGGGTGAGCAGAAGTTTCTGCACCAACCTGAATAAAATGTTTTTCATTATTTATTTGTGAAGGCTaaaatttatctttttattGGAAGGTGAGCCTTGTGCAAATTCCAGGCAAAGAGGAACTGCGGCAGAAAAACCTTTTCAGTGTCAGCGACTGCAAGATGTATTGGCAGAATAATGGAGAATATCTTGCTGTCCAGGTTGATAGATACACAAAAACAAAGAAGAGCACCTACACTGGGTTTGAGTTGTTTAGAATTAAGGAGAGAGACATCCCAATTGAGGTCCTTGAACTCGAGAACAAGAATGACAAGATCATTGCATTTGCCTGGGAACCTAAAGGCCATCGCTTCGCCATCATTCATGGTGATGGCCCTAGGCCTGATGTTAGTTTTTACACCATGCGAACAGCAAATAACACTAGCCGTGTGTCGAAGCTCACCACTCTCAAGGCCAAGCAAGCGAACGCACTGTATTGGTCTCCTGCTGGCCGCTTCATTGTTCTTGCTGGGCTGAAGGGATTCAATGGACAGCTGGAATTCTACAATGTTGATGAGCTTGAAACGATGGCAACAGGAGAGCATTTTATGGCAACAGACATAATGTGGGATCCTACTGGAAGGTGAGCTAATAACCAGGTTTAGAAATTTGctgatttttcttttgaaactgCTATTTGATATTTATTATCATGTCGAAATTCGAAACAGTATATCCCTTTTTGACACCCTCAGATCACCTGCATGTTAAATGGAGAAGTCATTAGATTTTTTGTCGATTCTAAATTCCATGCACCTTAGAATTGTATTCGTTAAATTCTATTTCTAATTATGACCATTGACTAAACTTTCAGTTGTTATACTGTATTTTGGGTAGACCCTGATAACTTAAATGAACTGAAATGGTTTTGCAATTCTTTTTGTTCAGATATCTTGCAACTGCTGTTACCTCAGTCCATGAAATGGAGAATGGATTTCAAATATGGTCCTTCAATGGCAAGCACCTTTACAAGGTGTCAAAGGATCACTTCTATCAGGTAAATGTTCAATAACTTTCTCTGTTTGGACACATTTCCATAATGTTTGATTGCCCTCAGTTATAATGTTTGTTACATGGACTGAATGATACAGTTTATTTGGCGGCCAAGACCACCATCACTTTTGACTCCTGAGAAAGAAGAGGAAATATCAAAGAACCTGAAGAAGTACAGCAAGAAATACGAACTAGAAGACCAGGATGCGTTCAACCAGCTGAGTGAGCAGGAGCGCAAGAGGAGGACACAGCTCCAGGAAGAATGGGACTCGTGGGTTGCCAAGTGGAAGCAGATGCATGAGGAGGAGCGTGCATATAGGAGGGAGCTCAGGGATGGGGAGGCCAGTGATGAGGAGGAAGAGTACGAGGCCAAGGAGGTTGAGGTGGAAGAAGTGGTGGATGTCACCGAAGAAGTTCTCGCATTTGACCTGGATCAGGAGTGAAAGGCTTATGATAGAATCTGTTGAGTTGCTTTTAGTTTACCATCGTGTCAGAAGTTCATCGCCGTCGCTTTGCATAATAGGCTCAGTGATCAAGCTCACAGTTTGCTGATCGTTTTACTTGTCTGTACACTTGCTGCTTGGATTTGTGGATCATGTATTCAGATATCAAATTTTGCTGCTGCTGGATTACTAATCTTTGTCTGGCTTTGCCACAGTTAACATTGTGTCTGCAACAGTTAACATTGTGTTTGCCACAGCTATGGCGTCAATGATTGATCTTTGGTCGACAATACTTGCTGTAGTAGTAGATGTTTTAGTTCGATTGGCGCTTCTCCGAATCGGTCCCGCTTTCCCGGCTAATGCGACGGAGTGGCCGCCGCCATCAACACTGGTGGCGAAGTGGCGCATGCAGGCAAACGGTGATCCGCCTCGTCAGAGCCCGAAGCGACGATGCGGCCCCCAGCTGAGTCTTTGCTCACTGTCACTGATGCCTACCAGCGCCGCGGCCAGCGAGCGACGTTGCCGTTCACAATTGGAGGAATATATATTCCTTTCTTTTGGAGATCATCCGTTCTCGCTTGTCACCACCATCGTGATATCAATCTATTGCTGATATTGGCAGCCGACGATGAACCGTAAGAAACTAAACTCAAATCGAAACCAGTCCATTAGATTTAGGGAACGGACCGGTCCAATTGCAACCAATATTCAACTTAACCTGTAGATTTCGATGATTATTTTGATAAACAACATTAACATGCTGGGCAAAACTAGCATCGTGCTGACCGTATAGCATCGTCCCAGAGTTTCTTTACTGATCCCATACATACATGTTTAAAAAATGGTTGTACTCGATGCACAAGAAGCTATGGATACGCCCGCCAGAACCTAAAAGTAGAAAGGTGCACATGAAAATCATCTCATAACACAACACGAACCGTCGTATTCCGAAGGAGCACATAATGTACAACACAAATACTGGAACAACATCTACAAACAGCACAGAAATGTGTTGCCGGTGTCTAAGCCTTGCTTCTTCCGCCACCTGATTTTCGGTGAGCCAAAAATGGCCTCACTTCTCCTCGTACTCTACATCGATCACATCAGGTTCTGCTCTTCGTGAACTTCCAGCACCACCAGAGGAGCTGTTATTTGGCTGCCATACAATGTTTTGGCAGTTCATGCACCGGATAACCTGGTTGCGGTAGCCCACAAACCGCCTTTTGCATGCTGGGCATGTTCCCTGAAAATGAAACCTGATACATCAGTAACTAGGAATAGCCAGTATGTTCAATGCATAATTGCATATCGACTTCTAGTTGACTACAACCAAAGGATATGAAGACTGAAGACTGAAAGTAGCCATGCAGCAAATGCATGAGCGTGAGCATAGATGATGAGATGGTTACCTCAACCATAAAAAAAGACCACACATACAACAAGCCCAAACTAAGAGTGAGCTGTGATCATCGAGATTATCAAACTCTATGCAACACATCAAATGGCTAATCATACTAAACAATTTGCATTCAACTACAACAGCTTACTTGCCAGGAACCTGATTCAAATATCAGTACATCCAGAACAAGCCCAAACTAAGAGTGAGCTGTGATCATCGAGATTATCAAACTCTATGCAACACATCAAATGGCTAATCATACTAAACAATTTGCATTCAACTACAACAGCTTACTTGCCAGGAACCTGATTCAAATATCAGTACATCCAGAGGTACGACAAAACTCTTACTCGATTAGTTGTCAGTAGGAAGTTTAGCACGCAAAGTGCAAACAAAAATGCAAGATGATTGGAGAATGTTTTTCAAGACTTCTAGAAGCATGTAAACATGATCACACACACAACATTCTGCTATGAGTCCAAGTAGGCAAGTAAAAAATGCACAATTCAATAACAGATTAAATTTAGAAAGAAAAGTGATTTGTTACCTCAATCGCAACCCTGTTAGCAAAGGTTCCAAGGAGAAGAGGGCCAGCGAAAGGCAGCACAAATGTACCAAAAATGAAAATTCTGAATAGCCACCCTGACAGTGCCAACCATAGAAAAAACAGTGTCTGCATAGAAGAGATAGTTAAACACATCAGATAAAATGAAAAGGATCCACTATATTTGCATAAGAATCGTCTAATATAGAACCATGAAACACAACAATATGTTCTCGAAACAAAATTGAACTATCACAAATGACATTCCAATCGTAAACAGAGCGGTGCAAGTATAAGTTAGTTAAAGTAGTATTCAACTTTATGCACCAGAGTTTTGCATGGTTTCATTCCCTAGGCATCTGAAGGTTAAATCTGTGCTAAGGAAAAAAATTCAGAGTTTTTTTAATCAATCATACCCCTATTTTATAGCTTTATTATTCTTTTCCCAAACAGAGACCACAAAAAAAGAAGTACTCATCACAACAGATTCCCTGGTGCCACAGTGAAATTCGTAGATTCCTTGGGTACTTATGGTTATGTTGCAATTTACTTAGGACCCTTAAATATATAGAAGAAATTTAGGTCTCCTAAATATGGATACCAGTAACCCTCAATCAGACTAATCACTGCTAGGTTGTAATATCATCATTCATCATTGCTTGCGAACATACCGCATTAGCAAATATTCGCAAACAGATTAAAACCTACAAGTGAGACCGCAAAGCAATAGGTATCAGATGGGAGACATGAAATGAGCTAGTAAATACAGTAGTAGCACATCATCAAAATGACACAAGAATCTAAAATATTATATCTATGATCAAGTATTAAGTACCCAAATTTGAGCTAGGTTCACAAGCTAATTCGAATTAATTCGAGCTGTCAGTCAACTCACAGCTAAAGCTCTCCCGATGGGAGTTGCCATGAAGTCATTGAGCTCCCTCCGATACTGCACATCAGAAACCAAATTAACCACTGATAAGAGCGAGACGAAGTAATACACAGCTCGAAACGGCTAGGGGGCGTAGAGAATCCGGACCCTGGGCCAATTGCGGGAGAAGTCGACGGAGAaggagcgccaccgccggccgatgccgagctcggcgtcgatctccacggcgcgcgcgcgggcggcgcgggaggccTCCACGAGCCTCCGGGAGATCGAGAACCTCCCTTCCAGGCGCTGCGCGGCCTGCCGCGCCTCGAAGGCGAGCCGCTCGGCGCCCGCGTTGGCGCCCCGCCACGCGCGCCGCACGAAGCCGTCGAAGTCCGCGCGGCCGAACGCGCGCGGGGAGACCACGGTCGCGGCCCGGCGCGGGATCCGGCGGCGAGCGAGGGGGCGGGCAGCAGAAGCGGCGGGCCCAGCAGCCCGTGGGGCTGGTGGTGGAAGCCAACGCGCGAGCGTCGCCATGCCGGCGCGTGCGAGTAGGAGAGAGGGCGAAGGGAAGTCGCGAGACTTCGTGCGGATGGGGTTGCTCAGTTCATGGGCTGTGTGGGGCCACTTGTTGGGCCTTTTCTTCTCGTGCATTCTTCTAGTCTCATGTTTTGGGCTTCTCCTGTGGCCCAAACTACACAACTttgcttgtgtgtgtgtgtgtgtgtgttttttttttttgcaatttttgAAAGGACTTACTCCTACCTAACATCTTGCACGAAAGCAATTCTCATTAGGCCGGTAGAAGAAGTGGAGTTGCTCTCCTCTGAGGTTTGTATTCTAAAAAAACAGAGCTAAGCTTTGACAAGAGTTCATCTTTGCGCAGAACAGACCATGCACGGAAAGTTTTAGTCCACACAGAAACTGCACGGAAGCATGAtcattttgacttttttttttttgaagggagACTTTTGCAGATAGAGGGGGATATACCCATGCCAGCTGCCGTGGTGCCTTCTGCCATCTCGGGAAGTGGATTCAGTACGATGCCATTGCCAGTTGCCACAGGCCTGGGCAGGccggcagggaggaggaggacaagcCGCCAAGGCGCCAACGCCTTCCCGCGGTCTCGGTCGCGGCACGCGCCTCATGCGCCCCGTTTCCGTCAGCTCATCCCCGTCAGATGCTGCCGCGCGCCCCCTGCTGAGCCACTCGTCCTTGAACAGGGGATCGGGAAGAAGAAAGCGACTCGTCAGCGGGAAAGGCAGCTCCGGCGAATTCAATTCGAgcatcgcatcgcatcgcatGCTGTCTCTGCGTGCGCCTGCGCCTGttcttcgccgccgcctcctctctaTATCATCGCCCTCTCCGGGCAGAATCGGcatcggcagcagcagcagcagcagcagcagcagcttcggCAGAGGAGAAGTGAAGCGCGGCCGCATTTCTAGCGCGGCGGCTCCGTCGGACATGGCGACCGACAGGTGAGCCGCCGGAACCACCTGGATCTGGTTTCTTCCCTATCCTCTCCTCGTGGCGACCTCTCTTGCTGAATCGCGGGATGCTGATGACCATCCGTTTCGCCCTCTGTCTGAATCTGAACTCTGGAGCGGCTGCGCCCTGAAGAAGCTGGCCCCGCTGGAAGCCATCCTGTTCGACATCGACGGCACCCTCTGCGACTCCGACCCCATCCACTTCTGCGCCTTCCGCGAGCTCCTGCAGCAGGTAcatgccgcggccgccggctttTGGGGCTCTGCACCGTGTCTCTGTCGATTCACTGCCACCTCTGAACTGTTCGTGCTATGGCTCAGCTGACTGTGTCTGATTCTGAATGGCTGATCCAAGCGTCTACGGTCTGGCTGCAGATCGGTTTCAACGACGGTGTCCCCATCACCGAGGAGTTCTACAGCGCCAACATCAGCGGCGGGCACAACGACGACCTCGCCCGGTCCCTGTTCCCGGACATGGATCACGAGAAAGCTTTGCAGTTCATGGATGACAAGGAGGCGTTCTTCAGAAAGTAGGCCACTCTTCTTATTACCCCAGTGCTGCTCTGTCTGATGTCTTCTTCCATAAGCATAGTAAGATTCAACTTCAAATGTGGTCACATTTTGGAGATTTGTGTATAGAATTCCTGCACTGAAAATTAAGCTAATTGAGCAAATCAAGCGCTTTGTGGAATTGTTTGCAGGTTTAATTTTATCTGGaattctatttttattttttaaaaagaaatctCGTATTAAACTTTTCTCGGAATTTTAGTTTGCTGGATTAGTTGTCTCAGAAAGAATCTGGGTTTCTAACTCTGAATCCATAGTACTGCATGACACTGTCAGACATCTCTGAATGTTCCTAGGCTTTTAGCATACAAACTCAAGCAAAATCTCTCGTATTTCGGTACAATCCCAACACTCGGTTCTGAATACTAAAAGGCATCAATGTTGCTGTTTGTCTACATCAGAAGCCTCCAAAATAGTCGTTTCAATGCGAACAGAACTCCATCTTGTGCTTCTTGGATGCTTGTTAAATGTGCTAATCTGAAGCTGAAAAACCACGCAGGTTGGCACCAGGACAGTTGAAGGCCGTGGATGGGCTGCACGACCTGTGCAGATGGATCGAAGACCGCAACCTCAAGCGCGCTGCGGTGACGAACGCTCCGAGGGCGAACGCCGAGCTTATGCTGTCACTGCTGGGGCTCACCGACTTCTTCCCGGTGCTCGTCATCGGAAGCGAGTGCGAACGGGCCAAGCCGTTCCCCGACCCTTACCTCAAGGTCCTCGAGCTCATCGGCGCATCGCCTGACCACACCTTCATATTTGAAGTACGCAATTCTTTTGGTTTCAGAATAAATCTTTCAATATTTTTTTCGATCATCACTAGACTCGCCAGTTAAATACTAGTTGTAGTTGATATACATCACAAAAATTCATTGTTCATTTGGTTGGTTTTGTCAAGGACTCTGCATCAGGGATCCGAGCTGGTGTGGCTGCCGGCATGCCTGTGGTCGCTCTGACGACTAGGAACCCTGGGAAGGCGCTCAGCGATGCAGGAGCGAGCTTGCTGATCAACGATTTCCAGGACCCGAAGCTGCTGTCCGTGCTGGAAGAGCTCAAGCCCGTGACGGAAAATGGGCAAGTCTGATCGGTGAGCGGTGATCGCAGTCATAATAAGAATGTCATGCTGGAAAAATACATTGCGCTGCAGAATAACTCCGGATCCTCGGCTGGAACCTGGAAGTGAGCACGGATCTGTGCAGAAGTTGGTGCCCGCTGCAGTGGCTCCTAGCACTCAATTAGCATTCCGGCTAAGCTCCTGGTCCTCCATGATATCAGCTTATGTTGCCAACCATTTTTTTAATAATGTATTGATCTAAAGGTTTTATGTCAGTGATTGCATTTGATGGAAACTTCATGTACCACTAATGCCCTATTTGAAGCGTTAAATAGTTCCTTCAGATAAGGGTCCTGATGCTCTTCATTATTATGCTTGGTTCAGTTCACATGTTGCTAAACATTTTTTCCTAGCAAAAAAAGAGATGCACATATTggtacagttttttttttggtgtagATTACAGCcagataaattttgaatatgtCTTGGAATCCTGCACGTTAGACCGAACAAAAGGTGGTCCTCCTAACATCCAGAGTAATGCTTCTAATATCCTAAGTTAAATTTATTCatttttgactaaatttatagaaaaaataacaACATCAATACTACCAAATATATGCACTATCTAAATATTTTCTATAGTGGATTCAATGAAACAATTTTATTATAAACTTGATCAAAGTTGGATGAATTTGACTTTGGACAAAGCAAATACGATATGGAATTAGAATGGAGTAGATCATCGCTCTATTCGGCTGGCTGTTG
This window contains:
- the LOC120688119 gene encoding haloacid dehalogenase-like hydrolase domain-containing protein Sgpp isoform X1, encoding MLSLRAPAPVLRRRLLSISSPSPGRIGIGSSSSSSSSSFGRGEVKRGRISSAAAPSDMATDSGCALKKLAPLEAILFDIDGTLCDSDPIHFCAFRELLQQIGFNDGVPITEEFYSANISGGHNDDLARSLFPDMDHEKALQFMDDKEAFFRKLAPGQLKAVDGLHDLCRWIEDRNLKRAAVTNAPRANAELMLSLLGLTDFFPVLVIGSECERAKPFPDPYLKVLELIGASPDHTFIFEDSASGIRAGVAAGMPVVALTTRNPGKALSDAGASLLINDFQDPKLLSVLEELKPVTENGQV
- the LOC120688119 gene encoding haloacid dehalogenase-like hydrolase domain-containing protein Sgpp isoform X2 produces the protein MLSLRAPAPVLRRRLLSISSPSPGRIGIGSSSSSSSSSFGRGEVKRGRISSAAAPSDMATDSGCALKKLAPLEAILFDIDGTLCDSDPIHFCAFRELLQQIGFNDGVPITEEFYSANISGGHNDDLARSLFPDMDHEKALQFMDDKEAFFRKLAPGQLKAVDGLHDLCRWIEDRNLKRAAVTNAPRANAELMLSLLGLTDFFPVLVIGSECERAKPFPDPYLKVLELIGASPDHTFIFEDSASGIRAGVAAGMPVVALTTRNPGKALSDAGASLLINDIGER
- the LOC120688118 gene encoding eukaryotic translation initiation factor 3 subunit B-like; translation: MALAISMEGIEARAREIGVDLSAVDLDSITLPAGEDFGILSDDDEILRNEDPPELEMGLSNIIVVDNLPVVPPEKFEKLENVIRKIYSQIGVIKENGLWMPVNPDTKKTYGYCFIEYNTPQEAELAREKTNGYKLDKSHIFAVNMLDDFEKYMKVPDTWTPAEIKPYTPGENLLKWLTDEKARDQFVIRAGTLTEVYWNDARKLAPELVFQKQYWTDSFIQWSPLGTYLATVHRQGSQVWGGENGFERLMRFAHPMVKLIDFSPGERYLVTYSSHEPSNPRDTHRVVLNIFDVRTGKVMRDFKGNADEFTTGGNVGVSGVSWPIFRWGGGKDDKYFARLGKNVISVYETDMFSLLDKKSLKVENVVDFSWSPTDPIISLFVPEMGGGNQPARVSLVQIPGKEELRQKNLFSVSDCKMYWQNNGEYLAVQVDRYTKTKKSTYTGFELFRIKERDIPIEVLELENKNDKIIAFAWEPKGHRFAIIHGDGPRPDVSFYTMRTANNTSRVSKLTTLKAKQANALYWSPAGRFIVLAGLKGFNGQLEFYNVDELETMATGEHFMATDIMWDPTGRYLATAVTSVHEMENGFQIWSFNGKHLYKVSKDHFYQFIWRPRPPSLLTPEKEEEISKNLKKYSKKYELEDQDAFNQLSEQERKRRTQLQEEWDSWVAKWKQMHEEERAYRRELRDGEASDEEEEYEAKEVEVEEVVDVTEEVLAFDLDQE
- the LOC120688120 gene encoding uncharacterized protein LOC120688120 — translated: MATLARWLPPPAPRAAGPAASAARPLARRRIPRRAATVVSPRAFGRADFDGFVRRAWRGANAGAERLAFEARQAAQRLEGRFSISRRLVEASRAARARAVEIDAELGIGRRWRSFSVDFSRNWPRYRRELNDFMATPIGRALATLFFLWLALSGWLFRIFIFGTFVLPFAGPLLLGTFANRVAIEGTCPACKRRFVGYRNQVIRCMNCQNIVWQPNNSSSGGAGSSRRAEPDVIDVEYEEK